One Cryobacterium roopkundense genomic region harbors:
- a CDS encoding ABC-F family ATP-binding cassette domain-containing protein — MATPKNSPITLTNVGLTWPDGSPALNGITGTFGVGRTGLVGANGSGKSTLLRLIAGRLAPTTGRIDAAGDVDYLPQTLTLAVDATVSDLLGITDKVAALRAIEAGDVSERHFDTIADDWNIETQAEEALRHIGFTAVDLSRPVNTVSGGEAMIIAVAGLHVRRAPITLLDEPTNNLDRTERARLAHMVRTWPGTLLVVSHDTALLELMDSTAELHSGRLTVFGGPYSEWRAHLDHEQAGAVQAARTAQQVVKTEKRQRVETATKLDRRARTAHTSHDQKRGSKILMNQRASDAQVSAGKLRTGVDDKVQTAQAALDSADARVRDDDHIHIDLPDPDVPNSRRIAELVGAGRTLVVQGPERVALTGANGVGKTTLLDTLVNGTEAQPRRAGAVLLVDRVGYLPQRLDGLDDAASVLENVRSLAPSVPVGDVRNQLARFLLRGATVDRAVGTLSGGERFRVALARLLLADPPPQLLVLDEPTNNLDLQSVDQLVDALLGYRGAVIVVSHDDAFLARLDLTTTLVLDGDGGLSEVAASER, encoded by the coding sequence ATGGCTACCCCCAAGAACTCGCCCATCACTCTGACGAACGTCGGCCTCACCTGGCCCGATGGATCGCCTGCACTGAACGGCATCACCGGCACGTTCGGTGTGGGGCGCACCGGCCTCGTCGGTGCAAACGGCTCTGGTAAATCCACCCTGCTTCGCCTGATCGCCGGGCGGTTGGCCCCGACTACCGGGCGCATCGACGCGGCAGGCGACGTGGATTACCTGCCTCAGACGCTCACGCTCGCCGTCGATGCCACGGTCTCCGACCTGCTCGGCATCACCGACAAGGTCGCCGCGCTGCGTGCGATCGAGGCCGGCGACGTGTCCGAGCGACATTTCGACACGATCGCAGACGACTGGAACATCGAGACTCAGGCCGAAGAAGCGCTGCGCCACATCGGGTTCACGGCCGTCGACCTCAGCCGGCCGGTGAACACGGTCTCCGGCGGAGAAGCCATGATCATCGCAGTCGCCGGCCTGCACGTGCGGCGAGCGCCCATCACCCTGCTCGACGAGCCGACCAACAACCTCGACCGAACTGAACGCGCGCGCTTGGCCCACATGGTGCGCACCTGGCCCGGCACCCTGCTGGTCGTCAGCCACGACACCGCCCTGCTCGAGCTGATGGACTCCACCGCCGAGCTGCATTCGGGCCGCCTCACGGTGTTCGGTGGGCCGTACAGCGAGTGGCGCGCGCACCTCGACCACGAGCAGGCGGGAGCTGTGCAGGCGGCCCGAACCGCGCAGCAGGTTGTCAAGACCGAGAAGCGACAACGCGTGGAGACCGCGACCAAGCTCGACCGACGTGCCCGCACGGCGCACACGAGCCACGACCAGAAGCGCGGGTCGAAAATACTGATGAACCAACGGGCATCCGATGCCCAGGTGTCGGCCGGCAAGCTGCGCACCGGGGTCGACGACAAGGTACAGACCGCGCAGGCCGCGCTCGATTCAGCGGATGCCCGGGTGCGCGACGACGACCACATCCACATTGACCTGCCAGACCCCGACGTGCCGAACAGCCGCAGGATCGCCGAGCTGGTGGGCGCCGGGCGCACGCTCGTCGTGCAGGGGCCAGAACGCGTCGCCCTGACCGGAGCCAACGGCGTGGGCAAGACCACGCTCCTCGACACCCTCGTGAACGGAACGGAAGCCCAGCCCCGCCGCGCCGGCGCCGTGCTGCTGGTCGATCGCGTGGGCTACCTGCCGCAGCGGCTCGACGGGCTCGACGACGCCGCCTCGGTGCTCGAGAATGTGCGCTCGCTGGCCCCGTCGGTGCCGGTCGGCGACGTGCGAAACCAGCTGGCGCGATTCCTGCTGCGCGGAGCCACCGTGGACCGCGCGGTCGGCACGCTGTCGGGCGGGGAACGGTTTCGGGTGGCGCTCGCCCGCCTCCTGCTCGCGGACCCTCCCCCACAACTGCTCGTGCTCGACGAACCCACGAACAATCTCGACCTGCAGAGCGTGGACCAGCTGGTCGACGCTCTGCTCGGCTACCGCGGAGCCGTCATCGTCGTCAGCCACGATGACGCGTTCCTCGCCCGCCTCGACCTCACGACCACCCTCGTTCTCGACGGCGACGGAGGCCTGTCCGAGGTCGCCGCGAGCGAGCGCTAG
- a CDS encoding HNH endonuclease has product MIPWQHHGKTDIDNGTLLCWYHHATIDTSGWEIRMVRGRPEVRGPVLFDPTRTWRPAATHRANTASRASR; this is encoded by the coding sequence GTGATCCCGTGGCAGCACCACGGAAAGACCGACATAGACAACGGAACTTTGCTCTGCTGGTACCACCATGCCACCATCGACACCTCCGGGTGGGAGATACGCATGGTGCGAGGCCGTCCCGAGGTGCGAGGTCCGGTACTCTTCGACCCCACCCGCACCTGGCGGCCCGCCGCCACCCACCGCGCCAATACGGCCAGCCGAGCGTCGCGCTAA
- a CDS encoding IS110 family transposase, whose protein sequence is MVSQQFSYVIGVDTHAKTHTLVALDHLGGKHGTAQTFPTTPPGLKRAQAWIERETTGPVLVAMEGTGSYGAQFCDLLTAAGVRVTETRPPKRGVRRAGKTDPIDAEHAARYALALPMEHLITPRNHAGHHAALTVLLTARAALKKAHSASNNRLTALLRGYGFGLDVRLALTAEQVKVVAAWRAHRNDDVGMVTIRAEAAREAREILSRQAELTANEKGLLKHVKALAPYLLLEHGVGAIVAAQLIVSWSHQGRIRSEAAFARFAGIAPIPASSGNTIRYRLHRGGDRALNTAIWVTTFYRYHHDPATAAYVEKRTKEGKTPKEIQRVLKRYIARHLFRVLDNHTI, encoded by the coding sequence ATGGTCTCACAGCAGTTCAGTTATGTCATCGGGGTGGATACCCATGCCAAGACACACACGCTGGTCGCCCTCGACCATCTGGGCGGGAAACACGGCACCGCGCAAACATTCCCGACAACTCCGCCCGGACTCAAACGGGCTCAGGCGTGGATCGAACGCGAAACAACAGGGCCGGTTTTGGTGGCCATGGAGGGCACCGGGTCCTACGGAGCCCAGTTCTGCGACCTCCTGACGGCCGCCGGCGTGCGCGTCACCGAAACCAGGCCGCCCAAGCGCGGCGTTCGCCGGGCCGGCAAAACCGACCCCATCGACGCAGAGCACGCCGCCCGCTACGCCCTCGCCCTGCCAATGGAGCACCTCATCACGCCCCGCAACCACGCTGGGCACCACGCAGCCTTGACGGTGCTACTGACCGCGCGCGCCGCCCTCAAGAAGGCCCACAGCGCCTCCAACAACCGCCTCACAGCGCTGCTGCGCGGGTACGGTTTCGGCCTGGACGTTCGCCTGGCCCTCACCGCCGAGCAAGTCAAAGTCGTCGCAGCCTGGCGCGCCCATCGAAACGATGACGTCGGCATGGTCACCATCCGCGCCGAGGCTGCCCGCGAAGCGCGAGAGATCCTCAGCCGTCAAGCCGAGCTCACGGCGAACGAGAAGGGCCTCCTCAAGCACGTGAAAGCCCTCGCCCCCTACCTGCTGCTTGAGCACGGCGTCGGCGCGATCGTCGCCGCGCAGCTGATCGTGTCGTGGTCGCACCAGGGACGCATCCGCTCCGAGGCCGCGTTCGCCCGCTTCGCGGGCATCGCGCCCATCCCCGCGTCATCGGGCAACACCATCCGCTACCGTCTGCACCGCGGCGGCGACCGGGCGCTCAACACCGCCATCTGGGTCACCACGTTCTACCGCTACCACCACGACCCGGCGACCGCCGCCTACGTCGAGAAACGGACGAAGGAAGGCAAGACACCCAAAGAAATCCAACGCGTCCTGAAACGCTACATCGCCCGGCACCTGTTCCGCGTCCTCGATAACCACACCATCTAA
- a CDS encoding IS110 family transposase, which translates to MTYSRKDLILGVDTHKDFHHAAVINHVGKSIADRKFDATSAGYSDLIAWATGVGRIGRAGVEGTGSYGAGLTRELTRRGIPVIDLIAPDKQLRRLRGKTDQIDAYNAARAVLNELATAVPKTQDGFVEALRVLRTSRRLLVKQRTESMNQLQCLIVSAPADLRVSLAKLKAKNLALRCSKIPVRKADDLVMTETKNVLRSLGKRYLELLKEADRLMKRLGAIVKEHAPELLAVHGVGPDVAATMLIVAGENVDRLNNESAFAHLIGTAPIQASSGKTNRHRLNRGGHRQGNSAAYRIVMVRMKSHEKTRDYVVKALARGKTKREAMRLLKRYVAREIFQILITIRERHQQAAISA; encoded by the coding sequence ATGACCTATTCCCGCAAGGATCTGATCCTCGGCGTCGATACGCACAAAGATTTTCATCACGCGGCGGTGATCAACCACGTCGGAAAATCGATCGCCGACCGGAAGTTCGACGCCACCTCCGCCGGGTACTCCGACCTCATCGCCTGGGCGACCGGCGTCGGCCGGATCGGCCGCGCCGGCGTCGAGGGGACCGGGTCCTACGGCGCCGGCCTCACCCGCGAACTCACCCGCCGTGGCATCCCCGTCATCGACTTAATCGCGCCGGATAAGCAGCTGCGGCGCCTGCGCGGCAAGACCGACCAGATCGACGCTTACAACGCGGCCCGCGCCGTCCTCAACGAGCTCGCCACCGCCGTCCCGAAGACCCAGGACGGATTCGTGGAGGCCCTGCGCGTGCTCCGCACCTCCCGCCGCTTGCTAGTCAAACAGCGCACCGAGAGCATGAATCAGTTGCAATGCCTGATCGTCAGCGCGCCCGCAGACCTGCGCGTGAGCCTCGCGAAACTCAAGGCGAAGAACCTGGCGCTGCGCTGCTCAAAGATCCCCGTGCGCAAGGCCGACGACCTCGTCATGACCGAAACGAAGAACGTCCTCCGCTCCCTCGGCAAACGCTATTTGGAGTTGCTCAAAGAAGCCGACCGGCTGATGAAACGCCTCGGCGCCATCGTAAAAGAGCACGCCCCGGAACTTCTCGCCGTGCACGGCGTTGGACCGGACGTCGCCGCGACAATGCTGATCGTCGCCGGCGAAAACGTCGACCGCCTCAACAACGAATCCGCCTTCGCACACCTCATCGGCACCGCCCCAATCCAAGCCTCATCCGGCAAGACCAACCGACACCGATTGAACCGCGGCGGCCACCGCCAAGGCAACTCAGCGGCCTACCGAATCGTCATGGTCAGGATGAAATCCCACGAGAAAACCCGCGACTACGTAGTCAAAGCCCTCGCCCGCGGAAAGACCAAACGCGAGGCCATGCGCCTCCTCAAACGCTACGTCGCCCGAGAGATATTCCAAATCCTCATCACCATCAGAGAACGCCACCAACAAGCCGCAATCTCAGCTTGA
- a CDS encoding PadR family transcriptional regulator — protein sequence MNVDVGAQLRKGVVESCVLGLLDQQPMYGWQLSETLIRHNLIASIGTLYPMLSRLRSQGLVTTYEEASDAGPTRKYYRLTPDGTDHLRNFRLQWQPFARTVGEIVGKDETHD from the coding sequence ATGAACGTCGATGTGGGAGCACAACTCCGCAAGGGAGTAGTGGAGTCCTGCGTATTGGGGCTGCTGGACCAGCAACCGATGTACGGCTGGCAGCTGTCCGAAACGCTCATCCGGCACAACCTGATCGCCAGCATCGGCACTCTGTACCCGATGCTGTCCCGTCTGCGCAGTCAGGGTCTAGTCACTACCTATGAGGAGGCCTCGGACGCCGGTCCAACGCGCAAGTACTACCGGCTCACGCCCGACGGGACTGATCACCTGCGGAATTTTCGCCTGCAATGGCAACCCTTTGCCCGCACGGTGGGCGAGATCGTCGGAAAGGACGAAACCCATGACTAA